Part of the Carassius auratus strain Wakin linkage group LG28B, ASM336829v1, whole genome shotgun sequence genome, GAAATTCATTATCTGGGTTGCAATTTTCAAGACTTCCTGaacattgttttattgctgtaataaTATTCAAGTAAATGTGACAATATAGACTCCATGAATGAGATTACTGTCGAAAAGCGAATTCAAACAGCTTTTTCATAATTTTGTCTTCTTACACACAATCATTCACCATCACACCAAATTGTTTTGATTTAAACATCGCACTCAAAAGCAACAACTTGAACTTTCCAAAAATGGGCTACTCTGTTAACACACACCTTAAAAATATACAATAGTTGCAACTTAAAAAAATCACTCTACTCTaaatttttttcttgttgaaaAATGCAAGACACAAGGCTGAGTCTACAGACCTACTGaattcattttattacatttttttagacTGATGACCGGTAAACAGACAGCAAAAGAGCATAATGTGTGTCTGAGGATGAGCGACATGAAATGACAAGCCAAGTACAGTTTAAATTCAGAAACTTTCCTCAAATGTACTGTTTTTCACTTAGTGAATAACTGACAGCTCAGACGAGACAGAGGATAGTGAAAGCAGAGCATGTAGCGAACATTTTAATGTGCTGAAATGGACACAAATTATTCCACATTTCATTTGCTTCTTGGTTGGGGACATGGGTTTGCAGAGACATCAGCAATCAGGACAAAGACATCCTCCTTAGCAAATAGATTTAATTTTGCGATATAAACAGGGCCGCAATTCAATTCTAGAGTGACATTTCTAGAACTTCAGTCCAAAAAGGCTTCGGACACCAGAGTCTCAAAGAGTTTCCTCTTTTCCCGTCATCTTTCTCAGCCCCAGTTGTATTTGTCGTCCTCTGACATGGAGAGGATTTCTGTGACCAGGCCTGTGCCGATGGTTTGGTTGCCGTCTCGGAGCGTGAACCTTTGGCCTTTGTCAATAGCCATGGGCTGTCTGAGGGCCAGGATCAGAGACGCGTCCTCTCCCGGCATCACCAACTCCTAAGAGACCAAGAGACAGAGATATTAACACATTTAAAGTAAACATTTCTGGTGCTGATATATATTAAGTATTTGCACAGCTAAAACGTACCTTGCCCGGAAGCAGCTGTACTATACAAGCCATGTCCCAGGTGTGAGAGAACATGATCGGCATGAAGTTTGTGCAGAACGGCTTGTGTCTGCCGCCCTCCTCTTTGCTCAGGACATAGACCTGAAGACAAAGAGTTTAAATGATCGATAGGTTTGTGAAGTAGGACAGAGCTGCTGAACTGATGTTTatgctgtttttaaattcacACACCTGAGCTTTGACCTTCTGGTGCGGCTGGATGGATCCCGGTTTGCACATCACCATGCCTCTCCTGACATCCTCCCTCTTCAGACCGCGCACCAGAGCGCCCATGTTATCGCCCGCCTCCGCCCGATCTAGAGACTGGTGGAACATCTCGATACCTGAGGGAACGAGCAAGAAACAGAGAAGATCAGAGTGACAGTTCAATTTCTGTGTGAAGCCGAATCATATCGCTCTTAAACCCCAAGAAGTGATTCATCACCTTATCTCTCAGCTATTTATGAGAAATCCTCATCATTTGTTGATGTAGTGAAAATGTCAGTGTATTTTAAGAAGCCCATGGAACAGAAACCTAAGAATCaaactaaattattaataatatgtttttgttgttttaatattaattctATACTATTACAGTATGTAgtgttttgaattagcttttacttATATACATTCAGTTAGTCACCAAACCAACAATTCAAAGCTTTAATCTTACActgttaattgtaataatttagttaataaaaagaacaCTATAAGACTAAAATTCAAAGACATTTTCAGATtaatacacaaaaaaacaacactttctTTGTGTTTCCAGTTAGCTTCCATAAAAGTGGTTAATACATTCAATTTCAGGCTTTCTCCTTTAAATATGTTAATGCATTGGACAAAATGTTCTCcaaaaacatattcaaacacTGAAGGGTGTTAAAAGAATCAATGATGTTCAATGTAAGATCCATTCCAAATACATTAACCATATTTTGCACACTAAAGTACTGCCTGTTAAGATACAATGCATGTTTATGCATTGAGCAGGAAATATTTTCTCACCAGTGATGACAGACTTAAAGCAACGATTGTGTCCGAGAAATTCACATTCATCTCCTTTCTTGATCGTTCCTCGCTCAAGTGTGCCAGTGACCACAGTACCTCGACCTGCACACAGAATTCAGAgtcaaacccacacacacacaaaatattcattACAGAGATGAAGCAAAAAAAAGCACATTCAATCACACGAATACCACATCTGCACTACCTCAAGAAGAAAGCACACCTGGAATAGAATAGACTCCCTCTACAGGCAGCAGGAATGGTTTATCCAGATCTCTCTTTGGCAAAGGAATATAATTATCTACCACCTCCAAAAGCTTCATAATGGAGTTTACTCCCAGCTCCGGCTGCCtgttctgaacacacacacacacacacacacacacacaatcataacaGCAGCACTGAAATGTGTGATTTAACACTGTTCAGAATACATCATTCCAGTCTCTTCACCACTGCCTGTGCATACACATATTAACATTGTCTTCTGTTTGAATAttttgttaaagctgcagtccattaAGTTTTGCATCTTTGTCGCCATCTATGTTTGAAAACCTGGAACTGCAGTTCCTTGTGGAGTTGTATTCCCTGCGTGGGTAGTGATCCAGAGAGGATGAATCTGTTTAAAGCTGAATGTGTAGCTGTCAGTCACCTCAACGGTGTGGATAATCACTGTAGTTAGTAATCACAGATTCTAGCCCATGTCTTGGAATATAAGAACCAACTAAGAATTTTCACAGAatattgtcatctgaacaagAAACAAGTCTGACCAACttagaaaaaaaagcattacagtAAATTGCGCTATCAATGGTGTTTTAATCTAATGATCGATTAGCACATATCACATCAAActctgcaaattattattattgttatactttgttctcaaattattaatgttaacaacatcagcactGCGAGACTATGAGTATAGTGTATAAGCATGTAGATTTCAATCTCTGtacagtctaatctctaattttcacatcattcgaatttcatataaaaaatttttatttgaacCCAAAAAGCAAACGATGCTCCCATCGAACTGATGGTCGTTAAAATACACATCTTATGTGAACCCAGGCTCTCTGTAATCAGAAGctggaatataatttaatttaattcacttgTTTCATATAATCTTTCCTGATTACAATCTGCCATCAAAAcgattttttgacatttaattattccagctgctgtggGAATAGTCCATAGTGCCATGCTTGAATTTCTCGCAAAAACGTAACGGAACCacttaaattagaaaacattattatatattaaccgTTGTGAATCTGGCTAAGGTAAGGCGATTGatgtacttgctcaaatattgattttagatcaTTTTAACCCTAAAatgttacagactgcagctttaaatataatgttttcctGTGACAtgcagctgtatttccagcatcattactgtcacatgatccttcagaaatcattctgtgatgctgatttgctgctcagctCTCAGTAATTATTGTTGGTGTTCAATAATTTGTTGTAACAATCTTACTTAATTCTTAAATCACTCCATCTCCATTCTTACCTCCAGAGCACAGAGTGCCGATCCAATAATAACTGGTGTGTTTTCTCCGTCGTATCCGTACTCTGTGAGCAGCTCTCTGATCTCCAGCTCCACCAGGTCCAGCATCTCCTTGTCCTCCACGGCATCGGCTTTGTTGACGAACACCACCACGTGCTCGACGCCGATCTGCCGCGCCAGCAGGAGGTGCTCACGCGTCTGTGGCATCTGACCGTCGGTCGCCGCCACCACGAGAATACAGCCGTCCATCTGAGAGGTGCCTGTGATCATGTTCTTCAGACAGAGACAGGCATTTATAATACAGATGTCATGATcgtgcatatacacacacacacacaataatgttgggtcagtaagatttgttgaaagaagtatcttatgcttgccaaggctgcatttatttgaaaacagtaatattgggaaatataattggaatttaaaataactgctttctattgaATAGGTATTTAAGTgtaattaatttttctttattttttagttttctattttaaaatataatttattcctgtgattcaaagctgtattttcagcatcattcctccagtcttcagtgtcacatgatccctcagaaatcattctaatatgatttcttcttctattattattattattattattattatttttttttttttgggaaccatgatacgtttttttttaggattctttgccCAAGTCAACAGcgcttatttgaaatagaaatcatttgtaacattataaatgtcttgactgtcacttttgatcaatataatgcatgcatgattgataaaataataatttataaaacatatagttcggtccttgattctgattggtcgaagctgttgtaaattccTCTACAAACATCTTCGCTTacttctgaggaactacattgtttggtggaagaatactgttttatcaatatcattacactttatttgctctgttttactctgtgaaaccttactacgtatatggaataaccattttataaaagcaataactCCCTGCTTACATCGTGCCTAACTATGTTTTCTCACTGTAAACCACGGATACCTAGGGCTTTATTCtcctcttactgaccccaaactttagaaaGGCAGTGTAGTCATAGATATGATCTGTGTGCGATACCTTAACGTAGTCAGCATGTCCGGGGCAGTCGGTGTGAGCGTAGTGTCTGTTGGCGGTGGTGTACTCCACGTGCGAGGCGTTGATGGTGATCCCTCTAGCCTTCTCTTCAGGAGCATTATCGATATCCTCATACGTCTTATAACTTGCACCGCCGGCCTCGGCAAGGACTGACACCAACAGATGAAGAAGATACACTCAGCGCACCACGTCTGATTCATCAGAGCAAAGAGCAAACTCCAGTCAGCTCACCTTTGGTGATGGCGGCGGTCAGCGTGGTTTTGCCGTGATCGACATGACCGATGGTCCCGATGTTCAAATGGGGTTTACTACGAGAGAAAACCTTCTTTGCCTCCGCTGCGAAACTCCTCCGACTTAGAGGAACCGCAcactaaagagaaaaaaaatcaaacaaagacACATTCATACATTTCAACTTTACTTGTAAATGCTCTTATAATACTATACACTAGTAGCATTATATGTCATACATTCCAATTAAATATACATAGAAGGCATTTaaacaaaaagggaaaatgtTAGGTTTGATAAATGTTAGCTTTAAGTATAAGTTAGTTTGGATTTAATAGTTATGCAGgttataatattttgatttgactTTACTCTCAATGATAATTCTAAATGACATAATTAATCTTATGCATTTCAATAAAATCTTGTAATGTGTTACGTTATATAGATATTTGCAGATGAAAACACTCACCAGTTTATAAGAGCTGTGCAGTAAACTCGGTGAGGTCAACTGCAGAGCTGGAAAAAAAATTAGGGAAAATGTGCTTAATGTCACACATAAACCTAATAATTCATAAACATGAGATTTATACTGTCTTAAGATTCAGATACGAGTCTGAAAATTGCTTTaacaatgaaaacaattaaaaacagggCTCAATATCACATTAATCAACCCAAAACAAAACCAATGAATCAAAGCCCCAGTCTCTTAGCTGTCAAAAATAGCACGAGACTGAAACAATCCTAATCCATTTCCCAGAAGTCTAATCTTGACACAGGACAGGTTCTCGGTTATACATGCATGCACACCCTGATGCATTACTGTCATTTAGGTTGCAGTATCTCTGCGGTTCATGAGACAAGACTGAGGAACTTGACCTTGCTTATGAAACGCACGAGCATCCTTCCTCTATCCACTCTGACTTTCACATATAAACTTATATATGATAGATCCCGCTCGTGGAACACTCGTAGCTTGAAAACAGTGTCATTGGCACAGGGGAAAGAAAACGAAAAACATTTAGTAACTTACCGGAGAGGCACGCGCGGATGCCCACGAGCGCAGCCATTTTGCGGACAATGACAGTCTCGCATGCGCGCGGTGACGCACACATACGCCATCAACACTGGACGCGTTTTGCGCCTTACCGTAAACATCCTAAACAAATGGACAAAAGTCGGCTCTGGCTGTGTGTGCAGCGAGATTGTGTGAGATTGTGTGCGGAGCGCGTGCACGGTATTATTACTACTGCTGGGACATATAAATTATACTATTAATAAACACAGAGTTTTTAAATGTACGTTAAGCGCACTTAGTTTTTCTcgtgttttatctttaatttgTTCCTGGAGTAGAATGTGATTCAGTTTATATTTGCCCAATGGTCCCTTATCTGTGAGATATTGTATGtaagttaaataatataaatgagtGCATTAAAACATTATCTATGATAAAATATCAGTAAGTCAGAAATACATAGTTGAAAaaaataatctgtgaaaaataatgtaactgatgtatttatgtatatatctgtaagtaaacaaaaaaaaaatctaaaacatctgatattatatatttttaagtgacataataataaaaaaaattcccgaaataataaattaaagaaatatgtcaaaacatttcagttcacaacgtgcccttatgaaacaaaaatatattgcagtatattggaaatatcatgtaatatattaggcatatattcttatatatatttattttttccaatatattgcaatatattgaaagcggcaatcatttgtatattttgcaatatattatataatatatgtatgatcaatatattattaaatgtattcaaatatataaaatattagaaaataaaaagggaaaataatatattacaatatatcacaatatattttaagaaatatattggtaaatatattttcctttcgtaagggtgaCAGGAGCAGTTACCACAAACAgtcagcaaaataaatattttttacaaattgtaaATGTGATTTTGTGACTATCATTTGTCTTTATAAAGTGTTA contains:
- the LOC113067645 gene encoding elongation factor Tu, mitochondrial-like gives rise to the protein MAALVGIRACLSALQLTSPSLLHSSYKLCAVPLSRRSFAAEAKKVFSRSKPHLNIGTIGHVDHGKTTLTAAITKVLAEAGGASYKTYEDIDNAPEEKARGITINASHVEYTTANRHYAHTDCPGHADYVKNMITGTSQMDGCILVVAATDGQMPQTREHLLLARQIGVEHVVVFVNKADAVEDKEMLDLVELEIRELLTEYGYDGENTPVIIGSALCALENRQPELGVNSIMKLLEVVDNYIPLPKRDLDKPFLLPVEGVYSIPGRGTVVTGTLERGTIKKGDECEFLGHNRCFKSVITGIEMFHQSLDRAEAGDNMGALVRGLKREDVRRGMVMCKPGSIQPHQKVKAQVYVLSKEEGGRHKPFCTNFMPIMFSHTWDMACIVQLLPGKELVMPGEDASLILALRQPMAIDKGQRFTLRDGNQTIGTGLVTEILSMSEDDKYNWG